The DNA segment CAAATGTTTACCCTCCAGCTTACATCCGAATTTCCTCTCTCTGGCAAACTGCGTGTGTATCCTGACAAAGCAAATTCAACTTTATATTAACTCAAGTGAGACATCCTGGGAAATAATCTGCTGATGGGAGagcagaaaagataaaaagatccCTCGTTACCTTCCCAGGTCAAATAAAAATAGCAGTGATTATAACAGCATGTCTGCACTGCCAGCCAGGGACCAGACACTACAGAACACAATTCTCATGAGCTATCTATGAAGCATCTTGGTTCCACTGAGAAAGCTGAGGTACAGagtggttaagtaacttgccccaaaTTGCACAGGTGGTGATAGACAGAACAAGGCCTAATTCCAGGGAAGACACTCACATCACTACGCTTCTATAGAAATAGTTTTGAGTCACTGGCTCAAGGAGGTGGTATCCCATGTTCCTTTCCTCTAGCACAGTGAAACTCGACTCTCATTGTAAGCATcatgatatttttatttgtgtttattttcataGAGGTAGAAATGCAATGCTGTAAGTTTAGAGGATGAAAGCGATAGCACTGGATTGGGTGGATTTGGAAAACAGTTTCCACCCTAGTCATCATCTTCAGGTTAATGATGTCAGTGGGTGACTTCTGTTCTGATGGATAGAGGCCAGGCAGCTTAGAGGCTGGACCCAAGGGTATAACTGCAGCTTGGTAGAATCATCATCAGTTAGGTTCTGGTCCTCAGCTTTGTTCAGAAAATCAGCTCAACGGTTTCTCCAAGATCCTGTAAGAGACTGACTTCTCCACCCGAGTCCCAGTGCTTTAGTTTTCCTGGGAAGATATGCATGGTGGACCAGCCAGCTCCGGCCACTTGCAGGGGGTGTGCCCTTCCTGGGGAAAGGGCCAAACGAAGACGGGAATAGAACTTGGCAACGGaagaactagaaaaaagaaaCCCATGTCACAGGCACTGAGCTGGGAGTGTATATATGATTTGTGACCCTCTCCTCGGACCCTACTGGCTGAATCTCCTCCATTCCTGGCTCACCCCTGTCCCCTTGCTTATTGACAGCTTGCAGACCACTCCACCGTATCCTTCTGATCTGCCCATATCCTACATGATCTAACTCATGGTATCGTTTTCTTCTAAGACTGTAGCTGCTTTTATAAGAATCATACTTTTTGGTGACTGTTCCTTGGTGACATATAGAAGGTGCCTTATCCTTTATAATCAAGAATATTAATAAGAAGTCctaccatttattaagcacctactctAGTGCCAAACACTGTGCAaaatgctttacatatattatctcattgaaTCCTTACAACAATCCGGCAACTTGGGTTAcctcattcccattttacagaggaggaactCTGGCTCTGAAAGGTTAGGCAACTTGCCCATGATCACACAGCTGGTCAGTGAACCTAATCAGGTTCATCTAATTTTGAAGACTGGGCTCTAATCACCACTCTACAGTTTTGTTTAGAGCCGGTCCTCTCTGCTGTACATTTATTCCTCTTACTTCCATTTCAGGATGAAACATCCTGCCCTTGACCTTGTATCTAGGAGTCTGTCTAACCCCAGAGCCCAGGACCCCTCCTTTATCTACCTCTCCGAATGTCTTGGACCATCATCCCAgcatcctgatgctggaaaggggTCTAAGGGTCAGCTCACCCCAAATTTAATAGACAAGGAAACAAAGGTATCATTGTGTAGCAGCTGTGAGGATGAGCTTTGGAGTTATACATGTCAACCCTGGCTTCGCCACtgagtagctgtgtgaccttgttcaagtcacctaacctctctgagactcagcttCATTATCTGTAAGGAGGGGGCATACATAGCCATCTGTTTGGTAGGATAGCATTGGTAGAGCACTctacacagtgcctggcatatagtaagagTTCAGTCATCACTGGCTactgttattattaataataaatcttAGACTGGAGACGGTCATACAGAAGAGAGTAGGCTCAACACATCAGTGACTGAACCAGACCTCTAATACCCCACTTTCCAGTGCTGTTTCTGTCATGTCTTCCTACTTCCCCATGAGTGAGACATCAGAAGTGTTCCAAGTCCCTGTCCTGGCACAAGGAGCTGCAGTTTTCCAGTCACGTTAGGCATGTCATGTAGAATGTCATCTCCTGTCCTCTCCCCAGTAGAATGATGGGAGTATCACATGGCAGGGGACAGGTTATCGCTCAAGTGGGAAGCTACCCAGAGAGACCCAAGCCACAGGGGCTTGGGAAGGAGTAAGGAGAGGGCTGGAAGTAAAGTCTCCAACAATTCCCAGGGTTCAGAGTCATTGCCAAGGTCACTGGCAACTGATGATCACCCAAGCTGAAGCCACACAGGGGCCAGGAACCGAAGGAGGGTGACTCGGAAAGCCAAGACCGCTGGGTAATCCAAATCACCACTTTTTGTGGTTtgttttggccgtgctgggtcttcgttgcagcgcacaggctttcTTTACTTGTGGCACAGTGGTTTAGTTGTCCTGCAGCCTGTGGGAGCCgagttttccaaccagggatcaaaccagcgttcCCTGTATTGGAGATGgcttctcaaccactagaccatcagggaagtcccaaatcacCAGTTTTAACAAAAACCCCAGCTACCTCTTCTTTACCAAGCTACTTCCCAGTCCCATTTGGGTTGGTGACAGGAAGTGTGTCATGCCAAGAACTGGCTGCAGGCACCCATTCCAAAGACCCAGGACTGTAGGGAGGAGGCTCAGCACTAAAGCCCTCATCTGTCCTCTCCTGCTGCTTTAGAAAGGGTGATGCCTCCCAGGCTCCCTCCTGAGTGAGGTCTTCCCAATACCCAGCTCAGACCTTGATTGAGATGTGGGCAAGTCAGGCCCCTCTCATTGTCCATCTCCCCTCCCGTAGCCTCTTTCCTAAGCCCCCACCAGAAAGGCAGGACTTCCTTTAGACCTAGACAAGAGGGGCCCTTGTAAGGTCCTgctccagccctgccctggccATGGCCCTCCCCACAAGATGAAGGGTCCTTAAGTCCAAGAGGGCAGATCCCTGTGGACTCTGTGAGCCCCAAAATTCCCTGCATCAATGGCTGGAGCCTGTGTCCAGTCTTGGCAGGTCTCCTCCTTGGGTCTTTCCTCCAGAGGACAAGCCCGCAGCCCAAAGGGTGGCCAAAGGATGGGTATTGTAGGGGCCATGGATGAACTTGAGCCCATATCCTTATGCATGAGGCCCCTGGCAGGGTGGACTGGAGCCAGGCTGGGCTTGCAGGAACTCCCCCCTGCACTTCCTTCTTTCCACTCTGCACCCCGAGGAGTCCAAGAAGCAAGCTTCAAGCCTTCCAGGTTGTTATGAAAAGTATATTTGTCAAGGAGGGGGCACATAACATATTTTACTTAACAATGCAAAAACACGATTTATAAATTCTTAATATTTAGACGTATGGTGTGTGGCCCTCCATTTGTGCCCTCACCCTGGCCCCGTAAGTCTTGGGGTTAGAAGAGGCCTTCCCAAGCCTGTCCCGAGAGGTGGGGTTGGGGATTGAGGCCCGAGTTGCCAGCACCCACACTGACAGCCTCAGTCTTCCTGCTCTGCCTCTCATTGAACCAGATCGGACGTGGACCTACTCCTTCTCCGGTGCCTTCCTGTTCTCCCTGGGCTTCCTGGTCGCAGGGCTCTGCTACCTGAGCTACAGATACATCACCAAGCCGCCTCCACCTCCCAGCTCCCTGGTGAGCAGGGGCCCCGGGGAGGGCATGGGCCCAGGGACTCCCGgctctccttctcttctcccGCCAACCTAGAGACATGGCTGGCAGCCCCTGGGGTGGACTGACAAGAGCTAGGGGATCAGGAAGAGAAGGTATGGAACAGAAAAGCCGTGTCGTTTTCAAGGGGGCACACGCCCCGTCTGAATGGGCAGCCCAGGCAGGCTCTGCCACCTGGGATCGCAGGCCCAGCGTGGCCACATCTTTGCATTTTTTACCAATGAAGTCAGAAGTTCAGATGGTAATGTGAACTCTCCCACGTTTCAAGTCTTGGCAactaatttttctaaattaagcCTTAGCAAACCACACGTGTCACATCAGCAGCCTGAGTCTGGCCCCCAGCACGGCATCTCTGCCCACTGCAGAGCCTGAACAGTCTGGGGCTGGAGGAGTTGGACCCATAGGCCCCTCTGAGTCAAAGCCCATCTGAGCCGTTTCCTGTAAACTCTCCCCGCCTCCGCTTTCCCCGACCCTtcccctcctttctccctccATGAGGCCCTTCGGGAGCTGAAGAGCAGTTGAAGCACCTCCCGGGGAGCATCACCCAAGGTCATTCCAAATCTGAGTCAACTCCTTCCAGAATACCCACCTCCTGGGAAATCACAGCCTGACTCACCGCTCTCCCTGGCCAAGCCAGACTCTGGAAGTGGCCCTCAGCTAACAGGGCCAGAGCCCTGTTCCTTCACAGAGGCCCCAGCACTTAGAGGAAGCCCTGGGAAAGGAGGAAGGGTTTGTGGATCTTGGAAAAGCCCTCAGGCGGTCTGGCCTTGCCCTCGCCCCCACCCCTGGGGAGGACCGTGGCGCCCATGGCATCCTCGGGGGCGGGGGCTGAGAAGGCACTCTAATGGGCATGCTGTTCTCCCTGCCTAGAATGTCCAGCACATCCTGCCCTTCCGGCCTCTGCAGTTCATCCAGGAGCACACCCTGATCCCCGTCTTCGACCTCAGCGGCTCCGGCGGTCTGGCCCAGCCTGTCCAGTACTCCGAAGTCAAGGTCTCCAACCCCACGGAGCCCCCGGGACCCCCACCGCGGCACAGCCTGCCTGAGATTGCCTACCTTGGGCAGCCAGACCTCCCCGTCCTCCGGCCCTCCGGAGGACCACCTCACCAGGCACTCCCCGTGCTCTCCTATGCCCCCCAGGCTGCTCCCGAGGGCAGGCCCTCGTCCTATGCACCTCAGGGAGCTCTGGAAGCTAAACCCCCCTCCTACACTCCACAGGCTGTCTCAGAGACCCAGCTTCCCTCCTACACCCCACGGGCCACCCCGGATAACTGGCCTCCTTCCTACGGGATGTGCGGGGAAGGGTCTGGGAGAGACTCCCCCCCTGTGACACGCTCTGGTCCCAAACACCTCGGAACTAAGGGGCAGCTCCAGAAAGAGGTGCCAGCTGGAAGCTGCAGCCCAACTGGCCTTTCGCTACAGGAGGTGACCCCCCTGGCCATGGAGGACCCCCAAGAAGCAAAATCCTCCCACCAGTGTCTAAGGGTTCACACCGACTCAGACTCTGACTCTGATACCATAGGCCAAAGGGAGCCAGGAACACGAAGCTCCCTAAAGGGCCAgctgcccctcctctcctctgtccAGATCGAGGGCCACCCGGGGTGCCTCCCTTTGCAGACTCCTTCCCTCCCATGTTCCCCCACAGACAAGGGTCCAAGTCCCTGGGGCCTGCTGGAGTCCCTCGTGTGTCCCAGTGATGAGGATCCAGTGTCCAAGACTGAGGCCGAGAGCCCAGGCCTTCAGGCCCCAGACCTGGAGTCGCCCACGGAGCTGGACTCTCTGTTCCGAGGCCTGGCCCTAACAGTGCAGTGGGAGTCCTGAGCGGAGAACAGGGCAGGCCTGGGGCTTCCTCCTGTCCCCACCACCCCTCCAGCTCACATCCTTGGCCATCACTCCTGCACCCAGGGATGCTGCGCACTCTGCAGCCACGCCCTGGGTGGGTACCCTCGAGGAACcagcagaggaggaggctggaCCCTCGCCTCGGCTGAGATCCCTTTGGAGCAAAAAAGACATGAGAAGAGCTCCAGCCAGAGTTTCAGAGGTCTATCATGTGCAAATGAGCTTGAACACGCCGAGCTCTGCAGGGCAGGACACAGTCAGAGAGAGGGAGTTGATGCAAGGACACCTCCCAGAGATACAGGGCCCCGGCTCCTAATACACTGGATACAGAGTTCTGGAGCTTACCCCTCTTCACTCCTTTCCTGGCCAGTTTCATAATCTGATTCAGCAGACTGAGGTCTCTGCCTCCTCTGTGATTCCCCAAAGAGGGGAAAAAGGAGCCTGAAAAGGGATGCCTCCTAGCAGACTGGGCAGAACCAGAACAACCTGCGAGATGGCAAGACTCCAGGGCCGAGTGCGGCCTGTGGCTCAGCCCCACCCAGGCCTACTGCCTGAAACTGCACTGTTTCAACTTCCATCCTCTGCTGGAGGCTGGACCCCAGGTGAAGTGCAGGTCCACCAGGGAGGGAGAACACAGAAACCCTCTCTGTCAGCAGGAGTTTCAGACCCTATCCTGGGAGCAGGGTTTGAAAGGAACATGGGGCCATGGGGCGCCTGAAGGAGACACAACTACAAACTGTACTTACTTCACAACTTTGGAAACTCAGCCTTGGGTTCAGCCCGCCTGGGTTCCAACTCCAGCCTTAACACTTCCCGGCCATGTGACTACCAGCAAATGAATCGCTGTTagaaatctcagtttcctcatctgtataatggggataGTACTGCATGGGGTTGTGGTGAGGCTGAGATTAAATCATGTCTGTAAAGTGtttcacagtgcctggcacatgggcCATGCCCAATAAACTAGTAGCTGTCtcctattgtgattttttttttaacccccaaTTCAGGTTGATTTTGGATCAGATGTTTTCTCAGATTATCTTGATTTCCTCAGAATGGCTCCAGGCCAAGCCAGAGGGGCTAGACTGCCTAGGAGGCCAGGGAAGGGACCACAG comes from the Bos taurus isolate L1 Dominette 01449 registration number 42190680 breed Hereford chromosome 2, ARS-UCD2.0, whole genome shotgun sequence genome and includes:
- the IL22RA1 gene encoding interleukin-22 receptor subunit alpha-1 isoform X1; this translates as MNQPPDQINKPVCHCCCFLQLGRELPWVPPRTWNSEAHGPGTFVPSSPLPRSHLSSFPRPRAWVEPAAKAPKLLSPPSGLSLKWRPREGPVPGPDEDATDHPGGGIPARYGEEEWLEKEGCQRITQKSCNLTMETSNLTELYYARVTATDGAGRSATKMTNRFSSLQHTSIKPPDVTCIPKVRSIQMIVHPTYTPIRAQNGHQLTLENIFQDLLYHLKLRINHTYQMHLEGKQREFEFVGLTPDTEFLGTIMICIPNLFKESAPYMCRVKTLPDRTWTYSFSGAFLFSLGFLVAGLCYLSYRYITKPPPPPSSLNVQHILPFRPLQFIQEHTLIPVFDLSGSGGLAQPVQYSEVKVSNPTEPPGPPPRHSLPEIAYLGQPDLPVLRPSGGPPHQALPVLSYAPQAAPEGRPSSYAPQGALEAKPPSYTPQAVSETQLPSYTPRATPDNWPPSYGMCGEGSGRDSPPVTRSGPKHLGTKGQLQKEVPAGSCSPTGLSLQEVTPLAMEDPQEAKSSHQCLRVHTDSDSDSDTIGQREPGTRSSLKGQLPLLSSVQIEGHPGCLPLQTPSLPCSPTDKGPSPWGLLESLVCPSDEDPVSKTEAESPGLQAPDLESPTELDSLFRGLALTVQWES
- the IL22RA1 gene encoding interleukin-22 receptor subunit alpha-1 precursor (The RefSeq protein has 2 substitutions compared to this genomic sequence); translation: MRTLLTILAAGSLLAHITEDTSDLLQHVKFQSSNFENILTWDGRPESPPDTVYSVQYKTYGEEEWLEKEGCQRITQKSCNLTMETSNLTELYYARVTATDGAGRSATKMTNRFSSLQHTSIKPPDVTCIPKVRSIQMIVHPTYTPIRAQNGHQLTLENIFQDLLYHLKLRINHTYQMHLEGKQREFEFVGLTPDTEFLGTIMICIPNLFKESTPYMCRVKTLPDRTWTYSFSGAFLFSLGFLVAGLCYLSYRYITKPPPPPSSLNVQHILPFRPLQFIQEHTLIPVFDLSGSGGLAQPVQYSEVKVSNPTEPPGPPPRHSLPEIAYLGQPDLPVLRPSGGPPHQALPVLSYAPQAAPEGRPSSYAPQGALEAKPPSYTPQAVSETQLPSYTPRATPDNWPPSYGMCGEGSGRDSPPVTRSGPKHLGTKGQLQKEVPAGSCSPTGLSLQEVTPLAMEDPQEAKSSHQCLRVHTDSDSDSDTIGQREPGTRSSLKGQLPLLSSVQIEGHPGCLPLQTPSLPCSPTDKGPSPWGLLESLVCPSDEDPVSKTEAESPGLQAPDLESPTELDSLFRGLALTVQWES